In Aedes albopictus strain Foshan chromosome 3, AalbF5, whole genome shotgun sequence, the following are encoded in one genomic region:
- the LOC109427771 gene encoding fibroleukin: MAVKFAIATFALAFCCAAEPVKGEDFYLKRETPSGSCFGFELLITQLEILEQKLGKLDNLEQKLTKLDILEQKLSKLDTVEQKLSKVDHTLEKQVKNVFQSCSEVQSKISGKYRLRPDSNKQSFVGFCEQEKFGGGWLVIQHRFDGSVDFYRNWTDYKNGFGEIGGEFWIGLERLHKLTKDKNVTLMVEIEDFDGNYGYARYDEFEIGDEDAKYVLKRISGYSGTIGDSMMSTDKGCMFTTRDSDNDRYSSRNCAEISNGAWWYNFCSRTNPNGPYHKKEEWQKLHWDTHRRGVQLKFFRMMIK; this comes from the exons ATGGCAGTCAAGTTTGCCATTGCAACTTTTGCGTTGGCCTTTTGTTGTGCGGCTGAACCGGTAAAAGGCGAAGATTTTTATCTCAAACGAGAGACACCTAGTGGAAGCTGTTTTGGTTTTGAGCTGCTGATTACCCAACTAGAAATTCTCGAACAGAAGTTAGGAAAATTAGATAATCTTGAACAGAAGTTGACAAAATTAGATATTCTTGAACAGAAGTTATCAAAACTAGATACTGTGGAACAGAAGTTGTCCAAAGTCGACCATACATTGGAGAAACAAGTGAAAAATGTATTCCAGTCATGTTCGGAAGTACAATCCAAAATTTCGGGGAAATATAGACTTCGACCCGATTCCAACAAGCAATCGTTTGTAGGTTTTTGTGAGCAGGAAAAATTTGGTGGTGGATGGCTCGTAATCCAGCATCGTTTCGATGGATCGGTTGATTTCTACCGCAACTGGACGGACTATAAGAATGGGTTTGGAGAAATTGGTGGAGAGTTCTGGATAGGGCTCGAAAGGCTGCACAAGTTGACAAAGGATAAAAATGTGACTCTGATGGTGGAAATCGAAGACTTTGATGGCAATTATGGTTATGCTAGATATGATGAATTTGAAATTGGTGATGAAGATGCAAAGTATGTGCTCAAACGAATAAGCGGGTATTCAGGGACTATAGGAGATTCGATGATGTCTACAGACAAGGGATGCATGTTTACAACGCGTGATAGTGATAATGACAGATACAGTAGTAGAAATTGTGCAGAAATATCAAACGGAGCTTGGTGGTATAATTTTTGTAGCCGAAC TAATCCAAACGGGCCATACCACAAGAAAGAAGAATGGCAGAAACTTCACTGGGATACCCACAGACGCGGAGTTCAGTTAAAGTTCTTCAGAATGATGATCAAATAA
- the LOC134283930 gene encoding angiopoietin-related protein 1-like yields MAVKFVIVIVALALCCAAEPVKCGHNNLTRETVSGSWFGFELLITRLEILEQKLEKFNILEQKLTKLDILETKLAKLDTLEQKLSKVDHTLQKQAKTVFWSCSEEPSKISGKYRLQPDFFNQPFVGFCEQEKHGGGWLVIQHRFDGSVDFYRNWTDYKNGFGKIDGEFWIGLERLHMLTKDKNVTLMVEIEDYDGNYGYARYDEFEIGDEDTKYVLKRISGYSGTIGDSIMLNDRGRMFTTRDSDNDINRSENCAIISNGAWWYNNCSLTNPNGPYHKKAEWPKLFWRHHRGGVALKFFRMMIK; encoded by the exons ATGGCAGTCAAGTTTGTCATTGTAATTGTTGCGTTGGCTCTTTGTTGCGCGGCTGAACCGGTGAAATGCGGACATAATAATCTCACAAGAGAGACAGTTAGTGGAAGCTGGTTTGGTTTTGAGCTGCTGATAACCCGACTAGAAATTCTCGAACAGAAgttagaaaaatttaatattctcGAACAGAAATTGACAAAATTAGATATTCTTGAAACAAAGTTAGCAAAATTAGATACTCTTGAACAGAAGTTGTCCAAAGTGGACCATACATTGCAGAAACAGGCAAAAACTGTATTCTGGTCATGTTCGGAAGAACCATCCAAAATTTCGGGGAAATATCGACTTCAACCCGATTTCTTTAATCAACCGTTTGTAGGTTTTTGTGAACAGGAAAAACATGGTGGTGGATGGCTCGTAATTCAGCATCGTTTCGATGGATCGGTTGATTTCTACCGCAATTGGACGGACTATAAGAATGGGTTTGGAAAAATTGATGGCGAGTTCTGGATAGGGCTCGAAAGGCTGCACATGTTGACAAAGGATAAAAATGTGACTCTGATGGTGGAAATCGAAGACTATGATGGCAATTATGGTTATGCTAGATATGATGAATTTGAAATTGGTGATGAAGATACAAAGTATGTGCTCAAACGAATAAGCGGGTATTCAGGGACTATAGGAGATTCGATAATGCTTAATGACAGGGGGCGCATGTTTACAACGCGTGATAGTGATAATGACATAAACAGAAGTGAAAATTGTGCAATAATATCAAACGGAGCTTGGTGGTATAATAATTGTAGCCTTAC TAATCCAAACGGGCCATACCACAAGAAAGCAGAATGGCCGAAACTTTTCTGGCGTCACCACAGAGGCGGAGTTGCGTTGAAGTTCTTCAGAATGATGATCAAATAA